One Triticum urartu cultivar G1812 unplaced genomic scaffold, Tu2.1 TuUngrouped_contig_5333, whole genome shotgun sequence DNA segment encodes these proteins:
- the LOC125529091 gene encoding auxin response factor 13-like, with product MAGDAVVFMRRADGELLAGIRRAPRSEEGDEAVRLAAEGTLFTVTYYPRQGAGEFVVPKQEVEDALIGAWAPGVQVRMKFLDAEERRSEWNNGAVKAVESSTPPSGACSRIG from the exons ATGGCCGGGGACGCCGTCGTCTTCATGCGCCGCGCCGACGGGGAGCTGCTCGCCGGGATCCGCCGCGCGCCCAGGTCCGAGGAGGGGGACGAGGCCGTGCGGCTCGCGGCAGAGGGCACGCTCTTCACCGTCACCTACTACCCGCGCCAGGGCGCCGGGGAGTTCGTCGTGCccaagcaggaggtggaggacgCGCTGATCGGCGCCTGGGCACCCGGCGTGCAGGTGCGCATGAAGTTCCTCGACGCCGAGGAGCGCCGCTCCGAGTGGAACAACGGCGCCGTCAAGGCCGTCGAGTCGTCGACCCCTCCATCTGGCGCATGCTCGAG AATAGGATGA
- the LOC125529090 gene encoding non-specific lipid-transfer protein 4.1-like: protein MARTTATKLVLVALVAALLLVASDAAISGGQVTSALGPCLSYARGNGASPSAACCSGVRRLAGQVQTAADKKAACLCIKSAAGGVKEGKAAEIPSKCRVSVPYKISSTVNCNKI, encoded by the coding sequence ATGGCTCGCACTACAGCTACTAAGCTCGTGCTGGTCGCCCTGGTGGCGGCACTCCTCCTTGTAGCCTCCGACGCAGCAATTTCCGGCGGCCAGGTGACCTCCGCCCTTGGCCCCTGCCTTTCCTATGCACGCGGCAACGGCGCCAGCCCGTCTGCGGCCTGCTGCAGCGGCGTCAGGAGATTGGCCGGCCAAGTGCAGACCGCCGCTGACAAGAAAGCGGCGTGCCTGTGCATCAAGAGTGCTGCCGGTGGGGTCAAAGAAGGCAAGGCCGCAGAGATCCCCTCCAAGTGCCGCGTCAGCGTCCCCTACAAGATCAGCTCAACAGTGAACTGCAATAAGATCTAG